A genomic region of Phenylobacterium parvum contains the following coding sequences:
- the pseI gene encoding pseudaminic acid synthase gives MSQALAHIDGRPIGPGQPPYVVAEMSGNHNGELGRALDLISAAADAGADAVKIQTYTADTITLDHDGPGFRIEGGLWDGRRLHELYAEAHTPWDWHAPMFEHARKAGVTLFSSPFDFTAVDLLESLGAPAYKIASFELVDLPLIRRCAATGRPLVMSTGMASPAEIAEAVEAARGAGAKDLIVLHCTSAYPAPMSSMNLATLPDMAARFGVLAGLSDHTLGTAASVAAVALGACFIEKHFTLSRADGGVDSAFSLEPAELAELVSSCRGAWEALGGVAYGPGEAEAGNAGMRRSLYVSASVRKGEVLTAANIRSVRPGHGLAPRHYDAVLGRRATRDIPFGEPLDWSMVEGGEAG, from the coding sequence ATGAGCCAGGCCCTGGCCCACATTGACGGCAGGCCCATCGGGCCCGGCCAACCGCCTTACGTGGTGGCCGAGATGTCCGGCAATCACAATGGTGAGCTCGGCCGCGCCCTCGACCTGATCTCGGCGGCGGCGGACGCCGGGGCGGACGCGGTCAAGATCCAGACCTACACCGCCGACACCATCACCCTCGACCACGATGGCCCGGGCTTCCGGATCGAGGGCGGCCTCTGGGACGGCCGTCGCCTGCACGAGCTGTATGCCGAGGCGCACACCCCCTGGGACTGGCACGCGCCGATGTTCGAGCACGCCCGGAAGGCCGGGGTGACGCTCTTCTCCTCGCCCTTCGACTTCACCGCCGTGGACCTGCTGGAGAGCCTGGGCGCCCCCGCCTACAAGATCGCCTCCTTCGAGCTTGTGGACCTGCCCCTGATCCGGCGCTGCGCGGCGACGGGACGGCCCCTGGTCATGTCCACGGGCATGGCCTCGCCGGCGGAGATCGCAGAGGCGGTGGAGGCGGCGCGCGGGGCCGGGGCGAAGGACCTGATCGTCCTGCACTGCACCAGCGCCTATCCCGCCCCCATGTCCTCCATGAACCTCGCCACCCTGCCGGACATGGCCGCGCGGTTCGGGGTCCTGGCCGGCCTGTCCGACCACACCCTGGGCACGGCCGCGTCCGTGGCCGCGGTGGCGCTCGGGGCCTGTTTCATCGAAAAGCACTTCACCCTCAGCCGGGCTGACGGGGGCGTGGACTCCGCCTTCTCCCTCGAGCCGGCCGAGCTCGCCGAACTGGTCTCCAGCTGCCGGGGCGCCTGGGAGGCCCTGGGCGGGGTGGCCTATGGTCCCGGCGAGGCCGAGGCGGGAAACGCCGGCATGCGGCGCTCGCTCTATGTGAGCGCGTCCGTCCGCAAGGGCGAGGTCCTCACCGCCGCCAACATCCGGTCGGTCCGGCCGGGCCATGGCCTCGCGCCCCGGCATTACGACGCCGTCCTCGGCCGCCGGGCGACCCGCGACATTCCCTTCGGCGAGCCCCTCGACTGGTCGATGGTCGAAGGCGGCGAGGCCGGCTGA
- a CDS encoding DUF979 domain-containing protein, protein MIGLTQVYALAGLVFAGFAVLSLRDAANPRRLRNALFWGLFALSFLAGDRLGDLGNGVLVLVMALTAALGLGRSGSGAADTEARAASARTHGLRLFWPALLIPVLVLAGSLGVRHGGPALAALVDPKQATLVSLSFAAVVVAALSVRLFRQPVLSPLTEGLRLADTVGWMALLPQMLAALGAVFALAGVGAVVGETVTRVFSMDTRLAAVAVYCLGMAGFTVLMGNAFAAFPVMTAGVALPVLVKVYGGDPAAICAIGMLSGFCGTLLTPLAANFNLAPAALLDLDDRFAVIRAQAPTALVLLAVNTVLMHVLAFPAHP, encoded by the coding sequence ATGATCGGTCTGACCCAGGTCTACGCCCTCGCGGGCCTCGTCTTCGCCGGCTTCGCCGTCCTCAGCCTGAGGGATGCGGCCAATCCTCGGCGGCTTCGCAACGCCCTGTTCTGGGGCCTCTTCGCCCTCTCCTTCCTAGCGGGAGACCGCCTGGGCGACCTGGGCAACGGCGTCCTCGTGCTGGTCATGGCCCTGACCGCCGCCCTGGGCCTCGGGCGCAGCGGGTCCGGGGCGGCGGATACCGAAGCCCGGGCGGCCTCGGCCCGGACCCATGGCCTGAGGCTCTTCTGGCCGGCCCTGCTGATCCCGGTCCTGGTCCTCGCGGGAAGCCTCGGCGTGCGCCATGGCGGGCCGGCCCTGGCCGCCCTGGTGGACCCGAAGCAGGCGACCCTCGTCTCGCTCAGTTTCGCGGCGGTGGTCGTTGCGGCCCTGTCGGTCCGCCTGTTCCGCCAGCCGGTCCTGTCGCCCCTTACCGAAGGTCTGCGCCTGGCCGACACAGTGGGCTGGATGGCCCTCCTGCCCCAGATGCTGGCGGCCCTGGGCGCCGTCTTCGCCCTGGCCGGCGTTGGCGCCGTGGTGGGCGAGACCGTCACCCGGGTCTTCTCCATGGACACCCGCCTGGCCGCCGTCGCGGTGTACTGCCTGGGCATGGCCGGCTTCACCGTCCTGATGGGCAACGCCTTCGCCGCCTTCCCTGTGATGACTGCGGGCGTGGCCCTGCCGGTCCTGGTCAAGGTCTACGGGGGCGACCCGGCGGCCATCTGCGCCATCGGCATGCTGTCGGGTTTCTGCGGGACCCTGCTGACGCCGCTGGCCGCCAACTTCAACCTCGCCCCCGCCGCCCTCCTTGACCTGGACGACCGTTTCGCCGTCATCCGGGCCCAGGCGCCCACGGCGCTTGTCCTCCTCGCCGTCAACACGGTCCTTATGCATGTCCTCGCCTTCCCGGCTCACCCCTGA
- a CDS encoding tetratricopeptide repeat-containing sulfotransferase family protein: MALLAARPDLAEAQANEILAAIPGHPAGLLIRASARRRLGRAAEALADLEPLAAAQATWPPAHLELGLARGETGDSKGAVEALSRAVALDPALVEGWTALAVQHRLLGHAQAAGRAEARALSAATRDPVLLEAGAALNEGKLAVAEHLLRDRLRARPDDPPALRMLAETATRLGRYEDAEALLRRCLELTPGFIPARHNLAVALYRQTRAAEALAETEVLLEADPRHPGYRNLQAAALGQLGEYDRAIAVFENLLADYPVQPKGWMSYGHALKTVGRQDAAVAAYRRALALSPGLGEAWWSLANLKTFRFAPQDLDAMRQALAGGDLSDEDRFHLDFALGKALEDAGHDEESFSAYSRGNALRRASLDYDADETHRHVLRSRALFTPEFWAARQGWGCPSPDPVFILGLPRAGSTLVEQILASHPEVEGTMELPDMPALAKRLGGRTRRDQDSAYPDALADLDADACRTLGEEYLARTAPQRKTGRPFFIDKMPNNFAHVGLIRLILPNAKIIDARRHPLGCCFSGFKQHFARGQAFTYDLTDLGRYYADYVDLMAHFDQVLPGAVHRVIYERMVAEPEAEVRALLDSCGLEFDPACLRFYENDRAVRTASSEQVRRPIFTEGLDQWRRFEPWLGPLKSALGSVLNAYPEAPAPQERPYDHSGD, from the coding sequence ATGGCCCTTCTGGCCGCCCGGCCAGACCTCGCCGAGGCCCAGGCCAATGAGATCCTGGCGGCCATCCCCGGGCACCCCGCAGGCCTGTTGATCCGCGCCTCGGCGCGCCGTCGGCTGGGTCGGGCCGCCGAGGCCCTGGCGGACCTGGAGCCCCTGGCCGCCGCCCAGGCGACCTGGCCCCCGGCCCACCTCGAGCTCGGCCTCGCCCGCGGCGAGACGGGGGATTCGAAGGGCGCCGTGGAAGCCCTTTCCCGCGCGGTCGCCCTGGACCCGGCTCTGGTCGAGGGCTGGACGGCCCTGGCGGTCCAGCATCGCCTGCTGGGTCATGCCCAGGCCGCAGGTCGCGCCGAGGCCCGGGCCCTCAGCGCGGCGACCCGGGACCCGGTCCTGCTTGAGGCCGGGGCGGCCCTCAACGAGGGCAAGCTGGCGGTGGCTGAGCATCTTTTGCGCGATCGCCTCCGGGCCCGCCCGGACGATCCGCCCGCCCTGCGCATGCTGGCCGAGACCGCCACGCGCCTGGGGCGTTACGAGGACGCAGAGGCCCTGCTCCGCCGTTGCCTCGAACTGACGCCGGGGTTCATTCCGGCCCGCCACAACCTGGCGGTGGCCCTCTACCGCCAGACCCGGGCGGCCGAGGCCCTGGCCGAGACTGAGGTCCTGCTGGAGGCGGATCCGCGCCACCCCGGCTATCGCAACCTGCAGGCCGCCGCCCTGGGCCAGCTGGGCGAGTACGACAGGGCCATCGCCGTCTTCGAAAACCTGCTCGCCGACTACCCGGTCCAGCCCAAGGGCTGGATGAGCTATGGCCACGCCCTCAAGACGGTGGGCCGGCAGGACGCCGCGGTCGCCGCCTACCGCCGGGCTCTCGCCCTGTCGCCCGGCCTGGGCGAGGCTTGGTGGAGCCTGGCCAACCTCAAGACCTTCCGGTTTGCGCCGCAGGACCTGGACGCCATGCGCCAGGCCCTCGCCGGCGGGGACCTCTCGGACGAGGACCGGTTCCACCTGGACTTCGCCCTCGGCAAGGCCCTGGAGGACGCGGGCCATGACGAGGAATCCTTCTCGGCCTACAGCCGAGGCAACGCCCTGCGCCGGGCCAGCCTTGACTACGACGCCGACGAGACGCACCGGCACGTCCTGCGCTCCCGGGCCCTGTTCACGCCGGAATTCTGGGCCGCAAGGCAAGGGTGGGGCTGCCCTTCGCCGGACCCGGTCTTCATACTCGGCCTGCCCCGCGCCGGCTCAACCCTGGTGGAGCAGATCCTGGCCAGCCATCCGGAGGTGGAGGGCACCATGGAACTGCCCGACATGCCGGCCCTCGCCAAGCGGCTGGGCGGGCGCACCCGCCGCGACCAGGACTCCGCCTATCCCGACGCCCTTGCCGACCTCGATGCGGACGCCTGCCGCACCCTGGGCGAGGAATACCTGGCCCGCACCGCCCCCCAGAGAAAGACCGGCCGGCCCTTCTTCATCGACAAGATGCCCAACAACTTCGCCCATGTGGGGCTGATCCGGCTGATCCTGCCGAACGCGAAGATCATCGACGCCCGGCGCCATCCGCTGGGCTGCTGCTTCTCGGGGTTCAAGCAGCACTTCGCCCGGGGGCAGGCCTTTACCTATGACCTGACGGACCTGGGCCGCTACTACGCCGACTATGTCGACCTGATGGCCCATTTCGACCAGGTCCTGCCCGGCGCCGTCCACCGGGTGATCTACGAGCGCATGGTGGCCGAGCCCGAAGCTGAGGTGCGGGCCCTGCTGGACTCTTGCGGCCTGGAATTCGACCCGGCCTGCCTGAGGTTCTACGAGAATGACCGCGCCGTTCGCACCGCCAGCTCCGAACAGGTCCGCCGGCCCATCTTTACCGAGGGCCTCGACCAGTGGCGGCGCTTCGAGCCCTGGCTCGGGCCGCTGAAGTCTGCACTCGGGTCCGTCCTGAACGCCTATCCTGAGGCGCCTGCGCCACAGGAAAGACCCTACGATCATTCGGGAGATTGA
- a CDS encoding 2-oxoacid:ferredoxin oxidoreductase subunit beta — protein sequence MTYIAKPKLHHPALTPNGLGFLRRDYEGSVSTLCAGCGHDSISAAIIQAAYELDLPPHRVAKLSGIGCSSKTPDYFLGNSHGFNTVHGRMPSVLTGANLANRELIYLGVSGDGDSASIGLGQFAHAIRRGVNMTYIVENNGVYGLTKGQFSATSDRGSKSKKGVVNHDAAIDMVSLALQLGATFVARSFSGDKAQLVPLIKAAIRHPGPAFIDTLSPCVQFNNHAGSTKSYDYVREHNEAVNRLDVIADRKPIEVDYEPGTTISVTQHDGSVLSLHKLADHYDATDRIAAMAYLAERQAAGEIVTGLLYLNPDPGDLHGALGTTERPLNSLSDADLVPGQAALDRINAGLR from the coding sequence ATGACCTACATCGCCAAGCCCAAACTGCATCACCCCGCCCTCACGCCGAACGGCCTGGGCTTCCTGCGGCGCGACTACGAGGGTTCGGTCTCGACCCTCTGCGCCGGGTGCGGCCACGACTCCATTTCCGCCGCCATCATCCAGGCGGCCTATGAGCTCGACCTACCCCCCCACCGGGTGGCGAAGCTCTCGGGGATCGGCTGCTCGTCGAAGACGCCGGACTACTTCCTCGGCAATTCACACGGCTTCAACACCGTGCACGGCCGGATGCCGTCGGTGCTGACCGGCGCCAACCTGGCCAACCGGGAGCTGATCTACCTGGGGGTCTCCGGCGACGGCGACTCCGCCTCCATCGGCCTCGGCCAGTTCGCTCACGCCATCCGGCGCGGGGTGAACATGACCTACATCGTCGAGAACAATGGTGTGTACGGTCTCACCAAGGGCCAGTTCTCGGCCACCTCCGACCGCGGCTCCAAGTCCAAGAAGGGCGTGGTCAACCATGACGCCGCCATCGACATGGTCAGCCTCGCCCTCCAGCTGGGCGCCACCTTTGTCGCCCGCTCCTTCTCCGGCGACAAGGCCCAGCTGGTGCCCCTGATCAAGGCCGCCATCCGTCATCCCGGGCCGGCCTTCATCGACACGCTGAGCCCCTGCGTCCAGTTCAACAACCACGCAGGGTCCACCAAGAGCTACGACTATGTCCGCGAGCACAACGAGGCCGTGAACCGCCTCGACGTGATCGCCGACCGCAAGCCCATCGAGGTCGACTACGAGCCCGGCACGACCATTTCCGTGACCCAGCACGACGGTTCGGTCCTGTCCCTGCACAAGCTGGCCGACCATTATGACGCCACCGACCGGATCGCCGCCATGGCCTACCTGGCCGAACGGCAGGCCGCGGGTGAGATCGTCACGGGGCTTCTGTACCTGAACCCGGACCCCGGCGACCTGCACGGCGCCCTCGGCACGACGGAGCGTCCGCTGAACAGCCTCTCCGACGCCGATCTGGTGCCGGGGCAGGCGGCGCTCGACCGGATCAACGCCGGCCTGCGCTAG
- a CDS encoding cytidylyltransferase domain-containing protein has protein sequence MTTAILQARMSSSRLPGKVLKPLLGQPMILRQIERLRRCRELDRIVVATSEDPSDDVLAETLAGAGVEVVRGPLDDVLGRFLKAVEVLGLEGDLVRLTADCPLADPTVIDACVALRRERGLDYASNGQVRTFPRGLDVEVFTVEALRRAAAEAASAYDREHVTPWLYRPEAPFRRGDLVQAPDRSAFRWTVDLPGDFAFVERVYAALYPGNPAFTSADILALPFARREADA, from the coding sequence GTGACCACGGCGATTCTGCAGGCGCGGATGAGTTCCAGCCGGTTGCCTGGCAAGGTCCTGAAGCCCCTGCTGGGCCAGCCCATGATCCTGCGCCAGATCGAACGCCTGCGCCGTTGCCGGGAACTCGACCGGATCGTCGTGGCGACCAGCGAGGATCCGTCGGACGACGTGCTGGCGGAAACCCTGGCCGGGGCGGGGGTGGAGGTCGTCCGCGGCCCGCTGGACGACGTCCTGGGCCGTTTCCTGAAGGCGGTGGAGGTCCTCGGCCTTGAGGGCGACCTGGTGCGCCTGACCGCCGACTGTCCCCTGGCGGACCCCACGGTCATCGACGCCTGCGTCGCCCTGCGGCGTGAGCGGGGCCTGGACTATGCCTCCAACGGCCAGGTCCGGACCTTCCCCCGCGGGCTGGACGTCGAGGTCTTCACGGTGGAGGCCCTGCGTCGGGCGGCGGCGGAGGCGGCCTCGGCCTACGACCGCGAGCACGTGACGCCCTGGCTCTACCGGCCTGAAGCGCCTTTCCGGCGGGGAGACCTCGTTCAGGCCCCGGACCGCAGCGCGTTCCGGTGGACGGTGGACCTGCCGGGGGACTTCGCCTTCGTGGAGCGGGTCTACGCCGCCCTCTATCCCGGGAACCCGGCCTTCACCTCGGCGGACATCCTGGCCCTGCCCTTCGCGCGGCGGGAAGCCGACGCCTGA
- a CDS encoding DUF2891 domain-containing protein, with the protein MSSPSRLTPEIAAGFARIALGHVTRPWPYKLDQVLSSEADLAEPRRLHPIFFGSFDWHSCVHGYWLLAAVRRRFPDHPVAAEIDARFAEAFTEPNVEGERAFLRRPMSRGFERPYGWAWLLKLQAELTGAPGPWAGRLAPLAADFADRFRAHLPLATYPVRTGVHSSTAFAVALALDYARVAGDRDLEALLKSKALSWYGQDRDCQAWEPSGEDFLSPALMEAECLRRVLPAEDFRAWFAGFLPRAAAGEPASLFTPASVSDRSDGKIAHLDGLNLSRAWCWLSLAGALDPADPAAPAALGAAERHLDASLPHVAGDYMGEHWLASFALLALTAGEGR; encoded by the coding sequence ATGTCCTCGCCTTCCCGGCTCACCCCTGAGATCGCCGCCGGCTTCGCCCGGATCGCCCTGGGCCATGTCACCCGGCCCTGGCCCTACAAGCTGGACCAGGTCCTGAGCTCCGAGGCGGACCTGGCGGAACCCCGCCGCCTCCATCCCATCTTCTTCGGCAGCTTCGACTGGCACTCCTGCGTGCACGGCTACTGGCTGCTGGCCGCCGTCCGTCGCCGCTTCCCGGACCATCCGGTCGCCGCCGAGATCGACGCACGCTTTGCAGAGGCCTTCACGGAGCCGAACGTGGAAGGCGAGCGGGCCTTCCTGCGGCGGCCCATGTCACGGGGCTTCGAGCGGCCCTATGGCTGGGCCTGGCTCCTGAAGCTGCAGGCGGAGCTGACGGGCGCACCCGGCCCCTGGGCCGGCCGGCTGGCCCCCCTGGCGGCTGACTTCGCAGACCGCTTCCGCGCCCACCTGCCCCTGGCGACCTATCCCGTCCGGACGGGTGTGCACTCCTCCACCGCCTTCGCCGTCGCCCTGGCCCTCGACTACGCCCGCGTCGCCGGGGACCGGGACCTGGAGGCCCTCCTGAAGTCCAAGGCCCTGTCCTGGTACGGCCAGGACCGGGACTGCCAGGCCTGGGAGCCCTCGGGCGAGGACTTCCTTTCGCCCGCCCTGATGGAGGCCGAATGCCTGCGCCGGGTGCTGCCGGCCGAGGACTTCCGCGCCTGGTTCGCCGGCTTCCTGCCCCGGGCCGCCGCAGGGGAACCCGCCAGCCTCTTCACTCCCGCCAGCGTCAGTGACCGCAGCGACGGCAAGATCGCCCACCTCGATGGCCTCAACCTCAGTCGGGCCTGGTGCTGGCTCAGCCTCGCGGGCGCCCTCGATCCGGCGGATCCCGCCGCCCCGGCGGCCCTCGGCGCCGCTGAGCGGCACCTCGACGCCAGCCTGCCGCACGTGGCTGGCGACTACATGGGCGAGCACTGGCTGGCCAGCTTCGCCCTCCTGGCCCTCACGGCGGGGGAGGGGCGGTGA
- a CDS encoding MBL fold metallo-hydrolase gives MLSWRIGEVTVTRVVEMEMPVVHNPLRAFLAEATPEALREIPWLFPHYVTPEGHLRLSIHALLVEAPGLRLVVDTCIGNDRPRSLVGGQALSTDFLKSFEATGWTRDSVDAVVCTHLHVDHVGWNTMKEGDRWVPTFPKARYLIGRREYDHWSAEGDAEQQAILSDSIRPVFDAGLVDLVEMDHVISPEIRLVPTPGHTPGHVSVRIESGGEVGLITGDMVHHPCQMAHPEWSPPFDSDPAASAVMRREVFEGAADQPILVIGTHFAAPTAGHVRRDGDAYRFDGAPSASPEA, from the coding sequence ATGCTCAGCTGGCGGATCGGCGAGGTGACGGTCACCCGCGTGGTCGAGATGGAAATGCCGGTCGTCCACAATCCCCTGCGGGCCTTCCTCGCCGAGGCGACGCCGGAGGCTCTGCGCGAAATCCCCTGGCTCTTTCCGCATTATGTGACGCCTGAGGGACACCTGCGCCTGTCCATCCACGCCCTGCTCGTCGAGGCGCCCGGCCTGCGGCTGGTGGTGGACACCTGCATCGGCAACGACCGTCCGCGGAGCCTTGTCGGCGGACAGGCCCTGTCCACGGACTTCCTGAAGTCCTTCGAGGCGACCGGCTGGACCCGCGACAGCGTCGACGCCGTCGTCTGCACCCACCTGCACGTGGACCATGTGGGCTGGAACACCATGAAGGAGGGCGACCGCTGGGTCCCGACCTTCCCGAAGGCCCGATACCTGATCGGGCGGCGGGAATACGACCACTGGAGCGCCGAGGGCGACGCCGAGCAGCAGGCGATCCTGTCGGACTCCATCCGTCCGGTCTTCGACGCGGGGCTCGTCGACCTGGTGGAGATGGACCACGTCATCTCCCCGGAGATCCGGCTGGTCCCGACCCCCGGCCACACGCCCGGCCATGTCAGCGTCCGGATCGAGTCCGGCGGCGAGGTGGGCCTGATCACCGGCGACATGGTCCACCATCCCTGCCAGATGGCCCACCCGGAGTGGTCGCCGCCCTTCGACAGTGATCCGGCGGCCTCCGCCGTGATGCGGCGTGAGGTCTTCGAGGGCGCCGCCGACCAGCCCATCCTGGTCATTGGCACCCACTTCGCCGCCCCCACTGCGGGGCATGTGCGCCGGGACGGGGACGCCTATCGCTTTGACGGGGCGCCCTCCGCTTCGCCGGAGGCCTGA
- a CDS encoding 2-oxoacid:acceptor oxidoreductase subunit alpha, translating to MTAPLAAVNDFVVKFANVNGSGSASANSMFAKAVLRMGVPVAVRNIFPSNIQGLPTWFEVRITEAGHLGRRGGVDMMVAMNPQTWDRDVAEIEPGGYLFYDSTKPMPPSKFRPDINVIGVPLTAICNAAYTVARERQLFKNIIYVGALATLLGIEIGVVETLLAEQFEGRERLIKANVDALHMGRDWVSDNMGPLGLQVRRADAVGDRIFIEGNQAAGLGAVYGGATVCAWYPITPSTSLAEAFTSYCQELRVDPQSGQANFAIVQAEDEIASIGMVIGAGWNGARAFTATSGPGVSLMTEFIGLSYFAEIPAVIFDVQRGGPSTGMPTRTQQADLIGAAYASHGDTKHPMLLPMDPGECFTFGALAFDLADRLQTTVFVMLDLDMGMNEWLVEPLKWDESRRMDRGKVMTYEELEAGRDFGRYLDVDGDGIPFRTYPGVHPNRGGYFTRGTSRNPYARYSEEGSVYVDNVQRLLRKFETAKTLIPAPVLTRASQPTRDGVIYYGSTGPAMHEALGLFEAKGRRLDALRVRGFPFNAEVDDFLASHDRIFVVEQNRDAQLRTLLMAENGGDPDRLIPVLHFDGTPITARFIVSAISSLMDATQPPGSRPLREAAE from the coding sequence GTGACCGCCCCCCTCGCCGCCGTCAACGACTTCGTCGTCAAGTTCGCCAACGTCAACGGCTCCGGCTCGGCCAGCGCCAACTCCATGTTCGCCAAGGCCGTCCTGCGGATGGGCGTGCCGGTCGCCGTGCGCAACATCTTCCCGTCAAACATCCAGGGCCTGCCCACGTGGTTCGAGGTCCGGATAACCGAGGCCGGCCATCTCGGCCGCCGCGGCGGCGTCGACATGATGGTGGCCATGAATCCCCAGACCTGGGACCGGGACGTGGCCGAGATCGAGCCGGGCGGCTACCTGTTCTACGACTCGACCAAGCCCATGCCGCCGTCGAAATTCCGGCCGGACATCAACGTCATCGGCGTGCCGCTGACCGCCATCTGCAACGCCGCATACACGGTCGCGCGCGAGCGGCAGCTGTTCAAGAACATCATCTACGTGGGCGCCCTCGCCACCCTGCTGGGCATCGAGATCGGCGTGGTCGAGACCCTGCTGGCCGAGCAGTTCGAGGGCCGCGAGCGGCTGATCAAGGCCAATGTCGACGCCCTGCACATGGGCCGCGACTGGGTGAGCGACAACATGGGCCCCCTGGGCCTGCAGGTCCGTCGGGCCGACGCCGTGGGCGACCGGATCTTCATCGAGGGCAACCAGGCCGCCGGCCTGGGCGCGGTGTACGGCGGCGCCACGGTGTGCGCCTGGTATCCCATCACCCCCTCGACCTCCCTGGCCGAGGCCTTCACCAGCTATTGCCAGGAGCTGCGGGTCGATCCCCAGAGCGGCCAGGCCAACTTCGCCATCGTCCAGGCCGAGGACGAGATCGCCTCCATCGGCATGGTGATCGGAGCCGGCTGGAACGGCGCCCGCGCCTTCACGGCCACCTCCGGGCCGGGCGTCTCCCTGATGACCGAGTTCATCGGCCTGTCCTACTTCGCCGAGATCCCCGCGGTGATCTTCGACGTCCAGCGGGGCGGCCCCTCCACCGGCATGCCGACCCGCACCCAGCAGGCGGACCTGATCGGCGCCGCCTACGCCAGCCACGGCGACACCAAGCACCCCATGCTCCTGCCCATGGACCCGGGCGAGTGCTTCACCTTCGGAGCCCTGGCCTTCGACCTGGCCGACCGGCTCCAGACCACCGTCTTCGTCATGCTGGACCTCGACATGGGCATGAACGAGTGGCTGGTTGAACCCCTGAAGTGGGACGAGAGCCGCCGCATGGACCGCGGCAAGGTCATGACCTACGAGGAGCTGGAAGCTGGCCGCGACTTCGGCCGCTACCTTGACGTCGATGGCGACGGCATCCCCTTCCGCACCTATCCCGGCGTCCACCCGAACCGGGGCGGTTACTTCACCCGCGGCACCTCGCGGAACCCCTACGCCCGATATTCGGAGGAGGGGTCGGTCTATGTCGACAACGTCCAGCGCCTGCTGCGCAAGTTCGAGACCGCCAAGACCCTGATCCCTGCGCCGGTCCTGACCCGCGCCAGCCAGCCCACCCGCGACGGCGTGATCTATTACGGCTCCACCGGACCGGCCATGCACGAGGCTCTCGGGCTGTTCGAGGCCAAGGGCCGCCGGCTGGACGCCCTGCGCGTGCGTGGCTTCCCCTTCAACGCCGAGGTGGACGACTTCCTCGCCTCGCATGACCGAATCTTCGTGGTCGAGCAGAACCGCGACGCCCAGCTGCGGACCCTGCTGATGGCCGAGAATGGCGGCGATCCGGACCGGCTGATCCCGGTCCTGCACTTCGACGGCACGCCCATCACCGCCCGCTTCATAGTCTCCGCCATCTCCAGTCTCATGGACGCAACCCAGCCGCCGGGCTCGCGCCCGCTCCGGGAGGCCGCCGAATGA
- a CDS encoding DUF969 domain-containing protein encodes MLVLLGVLLVVAGFAVGLNPLLVVLASALATGLAAGLSPLEVLAAFGKAFNENRYVSAAWLILPVIGVLERSGLQEAARGLIGRLKTVTFARLMLAYLLFRQGTAALGLVSIAGQTQTIRPIIAPMAEAARATETGVEALSPAETQRVRAFAAGTDNIGLFFGEDIFLAIGSILLMVGFLEQNGITVEPLHLSVWAIPTAIAAFLVHGARILVFGRRTPRS; translated from the coding sequence ATGCTGGTGCTTCTGGGCGTGCTTCTGGTGGTGGCGGGCTTCGCCGTTGGCCTGAACCCCCTGCTGGTCGTCCTGGCCTCGGCCCTGGCCACGGGGCTTGCGGCAGGTCTGTCGCCCCTCGAGGTGCTGGCCGCCTTCGGCAAGGCCTTCAACGAAAACCGCTATGTCAGCGCCGCCTGGCTGATCCTGCCGGTGATCGGCGTGCTGGAGCGGTCTGGCCTGCAGGAGGCGGCGCGGGGCCTGATCGGGCGGCTGAAGACCGTCACCTTCGCCCGTCTCATGCTGGCCTACCTGCTCTTTCGCCAGGGGACGGCGGCCCTGGGCCTGGTCTCCATCGCCGGCCAGACCCAGACCATCCGCCCCATCATCGCCCCCATGGCCGAGGCGGCGCGGGCGACCGAGACGGGGGTCGAGGCCCTGTCCCCGGCCGAGACCCAGAGGGTCCGGGCCTTCGCGGCCGGCACGGACAACATCGGCCTCTTCTTCGGCGAGGACATCTTCCTGGCCATTGGCTCCATCCTGCTGATGGTCGGCTTCCTCGAGCAGAACGGGATCACGGTGGAGCCCCTGCACCTCTCGGTCTGGGCCATTCCCACCGCCATCGCCGCCTTCCTCGTGCACGGCGCCCGAATCCTCGTGTTCGGCCGAAGGACGCCGCGGTCATGA